The genomic region gtttttgatccCTAAATGTGGTGGTTGTGTCCCCTTATGCCAGCTACTTAGTTTCTGCTATGCGTAAGTGATGCCATGTACTTAGGCTATGAAAAGCAGGTCAGTATGACCACTGAGAGAAAACCACATGTGCATCGCATGGATAGCCGTGGGATTATTCCTCACAAAATGTCTTAATTCCACTGTTCACTAATGATCCAGGGAAAATGCCCTCTAATCTCCATTCCATTAATTAAAAAGAGCATGAGCCAGTAGAAAACCTCACCATCTGCTGCAGTTTCATTCCTGCGGACAgattgtgttttcagttttaaacaggggaatggggattttttttctttttttctgagcaAATGGGTGAAGTAAGCATTGAGGTGGGTAGTAAACATAATGCAACTGCTCTATTTAAGTACTAATACACTGAAATATGTTCGGAAAAAGAtgttttaaacagtaacagTGCCTGCCAGGGTACTTTGATGGGGTTTGCGCTTATTCATAACATTTTTACAGCTTACAGACTTCGCAGTCAGAATGACATTAACCTTTCGAAACTTCATTGATGTTTTGCCATAAATGAATATATACTGattgtttttcccttttattttcCTCTAACCTGACAAAGATTAAAACGAGATTCTTACACCGATGTTATTCTAATAAATCGTTATCAcagttccattttttttttataagataACAAGTTTGAGTTTCTACACGTGTTATTAATTTCTCAGTCATTTGTAGCAGGAtcatttttgttctctttttatttccttATTTTGATATAGtaaaggcattttttgaaaatctgAAAGTAGTTTGATTACATTGCACAATTATAACTTTTTGCCAGTTTTGTGGGTTAGCGTGACTACACTGCAGTAAGGTGTGCTTATGTCCgatttcatttcacttttatgCTCTGTTATAAGAAATTGAATGTTGTACTTTTGACCTGCAGTCAAAGTCTAGAGACTGTGACATAAATTTGATCAGGCTAGTAGGCGAAAGATTATCCCACCAGATGTCGTTTCTCCTCTATTGGAACAGTGGGGCcaataataaacacacacactcacagacacagtaATCTGAGGCAGGCGAGTAGCCCTTGCGCGtccctttctctcttctcttctcttttctctcgGGCAGGCAGTGGCTGTTCCAGTCCAGCCAGTGTCAAGTTTTATCCCGGCTGTATGTTGGACAGTTCAGATTCAATCATCTTTTATGAGTACACTACAGACATAGTCCTTGTGAGTTGCCGAATTGCTTCTGCCTACAGATGGACATACAGGGCGCGATGAAAAGACTGAGTGGGAAATGGCATGTAGTCTACTATTTGGCATTGTTCATGTATTTATTGGATGCAGTCTGGGGACAGATACGTTACTCGATCCCAGAGGAACTAGAGCATGGAGCTTTTGTTGGCAATATTGCAGAAGACCTGGGTTTGGATTTGGATAAGCTCTCCGCGCGCAGATTCCGGATAGTCTCTGGCACTAAGAAGCAGTATGTGGAGGTAAATCTGGAAAATGGAGTTTTGTTCGTCAATGAAAGAATTGATCGCGAAGAACTGTGCGAGCAGAGTTTGTCCTGCTCTTTTCACTTGCAAGTGGTTATAGAAAACCCACTGGAACTCTATAGGGTAGAGATGGAAATTTTGGACGTGAATGACAACTCCCCTAATTTCCCGTGGACCGAATTTAATCTGGACATATCAGAGTCATCTGCGCCAGGTTCCCGTTTCCCACTTGAGAGCGCACAAGACTTAGACGTGGGATCCAACTCCCTCCGCACCTACTTGTTAAGTGTAAACGAACACTTCTTCTTGGATATACAGACGCGCAGTGACGGCAGTAAATTTGCAGAGCTAGTTCTGCAAAACCCGCTggacagagagcagcagagtgCGCATCAGATGGTGCTCACGGCCGTGGATGGAGGCGCACCGGAGAGATCAGGCACTGTGCAAATTGACATCACCGTTCTGGACGCAAACGATAACGCGCCTGTGTTTGATCAGTCGTTTTACAGAGTGAGGCTGGCCGAAAACGCGCCCAAAGGTACAGTTGTTATAAAACTTAACGCTTCCGATCTTGACGAGGGTTCCAACGCTGATATCAGCTATTCATTCAGTGGCCACGCTCCCATCAAGGTGCGCCAGCTTTTCAGCGTGGATTCAGAAACGGGGGAGATCAAAGTCAAAGGAGTGATAGATTATGAAAAGACCAGGATGCATGAAATTTATGTCCAGGCTAAAGATAAAGGCCCATCTGCCGTAGCAGTTCACTGTAAAGTGCTGGTCAGCGTTTTGGATAAAAATGACAACCTCCCAGAGGTGATCTTAACATCTGTATCCACACCTGTGCAGGAGGACGCTCCTCCCGGGACGGTAATAGCCGTCATAAGCGTGATGGACAAAGACTCAGGTGAAAACGGGAATGTGGACTGCGAGATTCCTCATCACGTCCCATTTCAGCTCCACTCGTCATTTAAGAATTACTACACTTTGGTTACCTGCGATTTTTTGGATAGGGAGGCAGTCGCGGAGTACAACATCACTCTCACTGCCCGAGATATGGGTTCCCCTCCTTTATTCACCAGGAAAACAATTTTAGTGCAAGTGTCTGATGTGAACGACAACACGCCGAACTTTAAACAGCCTTCGTACACTGTGTATCTGACAGAGAATAACGCGCCGGGGGCGTCTATTTGTGCGCTGACTGCACTGGATCCCGATTCTGGTCAAAATGCGTACTTGTCATATTCAGTCCTAGAAGGTGACATACACGGAATGCCCGTGTCCACGTATGTGTCCGTAAACTCAGACAACGGTAACATTTACGCGCTGCGATCCTTTGATCACGAGCAACTCAAAAACTTTCAGATCACGGTTCAAGCTCAAGACGCGGGATTCCCGCCTCTGAGCAGCAACGTTACAGTGAACATCTTCATTTTGGACCAAAACGACAATGCACCTGTTATAGTTTCACATGTTCCGCAAAACGGCACTGCGCCCAGCGAAACTGTGTCCAGATCAGTTGACGCCGGCTATCTCGTTACCAAAATCAGCGCGGAGGACGCAGATGCGGGTCAGAACTCGAGGCTTTTCTATGAGATGCTCCAAGCAACAGACCCGAGTTTGTTCAGCATTGCTCTTTACACGGGCGAAATCAGGACGATACGCCAGTTAGTGGAGAAAGACCCCACGAGGCATAGACTGGTCATTCTGGTGAAGGACAATGGTCAGCCACCCCTCTCGGCCACAGTTTCCATCATTCTGTCAGTGGTTGACAGCCTGCCAGATTCCCCGCCCGATCTGGGTGACCTGTCACTAAGCCCACATCACAGCACCAACTTTACACTGTACTTAATCGTGTCTCTGGGCGCAGTGTCCTTCACATTTCTAGTGGCTATTATCGTCCTCGTTGCGGTGAGGAGACTGAAAGGCAGACCTTCCAACAAAGAGTCCAAGTTCCCCTccatcagctgctgctgctgctgctctcgtTCAGAAATATCCACTACCACAGAGGTGTTCAAAAAGTCCAACTTAAATGTCCGCATGTCCACGGGCGCGTCAGAGGTAAACAGCAATGGCGCACTCCCCCAGGTCTATTGCTACAAAATGTGCCTGACACCGGAATCATCCAAAAGCGACTTCATGTTCCTAAAACCGTGCAGCCCGGTAATGTCAGTTCAGCAGAATAATGCCAAGAGCACAGACTACCTGACTTCTGGATGGAGCGCGCTGGACCACAATGAGCTGTCCAACAAAAGAGCAGCAACCCCAAACGAGGTAATGTGCTGAAATGAAGTGAATGAATACACTAAGACAGTGCTTTTCCTTCTCTGTCTTACTATCCACTTTAAGGCATCACAAACTATATCCACTCTGTCATGTCTCATCCCAGCCCTCTTCCTGCCATGCTGCATTTTGTAGGCCTTCTACAGGCATAACTGCCATAAAACATCTAATATGCTGGGAGAAGATGGAGCAAAAtcatttactttactttactgatGGTTTCCAAACACATGTATGCTAATCTGTAAAATCCCAAAGTCAGATTAGATGCTATTATGTATGCTGTgtacacgcatacacacacacacacacacacacacacatatagatacatttacatataaagatacatacatacatatattatatactttactactttattttattcatcccTTTTTTTTGGAATAAAACAAATGAGGTTGACTCTACACCTAGTAACTAATGAAATAGAAAATACAGCCTCAACCCTGTACCTTGTAGCAGTAAGCTACCCTGCTGTTTGGAAGATCACAGTGTGACAAGGTGTGTAACACGGGCATAAAAGGTGCTGCAGGGATAAAAGAGATACACGTTTTTATCACCAACTTGAAGCTATCTTTTGATGTTAACACAACTCCTGGCGCATTTGTGCTCTAGTCAGCAGCATTAGTGTCTGCACCTCACATTAGCCACATATTCTCAGATTAAGCAGTAACTCCTTTATCACTTTTCAAAGCCTTACTTTTATGTTTGACAGTCGCAAAAGATAtgtaagacagaaaaaaaatgtgtcacaAGTTTAAAGCTTTAAACTGACTTTCTGTTGGCTTTCTCTTAACTTCAAACCTATCCACCGCTGACAGCCAACAAGACTACACCTACACAGCAGTGTTCTCCCTGAAGTTCTCACTGATATTCAAagtttctttatgttttaaacTGGCAGCTCAAGTATTCAAACAAGGACTGGACGTGGACCAATAACCAGCGCAACTCGGCATACAAGAGGTGAGTACATAGCTGATTCAGTTgggcaaacactcacacacacacttgaattTACACTTCTGTTATTTCTCTTATCTTTCCAGGTATAGCTCAGCAAATATGGAGGGCACGCTTTCACGCCAACCAAAATTTGACTCTGATGGGTTTTCCTGCTCTGTGGCACCACAGTACTGGACTTGGGGGAACCACATGAATGGTGGGTGGTAGATGTGCAATTTTGGCACATCATGTAAACGAGGGTGGCGGTGTGGCTGGGATTTCTGTGCCTGAGGATTTACTGCGACATTAAAAACCAAAAGGGAGATAATACCAGGCCCCTAAACCGGGGGAATTTTAATGCATCAACATGAGGATTATAAGTCCCTGAAAGAAGTGttatttgcacaaaaaaaattaagaaaatgccTTTAAAACCGCCTTATTCAAATCAAAAAGACTGTAtttaaatatgaagaaataatCTCCAAAAGCAAATTttaatgcatgcatattttTACAGACTGCAAGATGCCTCTTCAAGAGGGAGCAGCTCCAAACTATTCATGGACTAACAAGTCCACACAGCCTCATCCTGAAACACCGGACTACCAGCACAACGTGTACATTCCGGGCACCACAACTGGCTACAGCACTCTGAAGCTGGCACCAAGAGGAGAACTGGACGTATACAACACCTTCTCCActtttggaaagaaaaagaaattcatcTCAAACTATGAACAATCTTTTGACAAAGATGGCAGTCATATAAGTAATTCTATATTTAAGTAATCCAAAACGTCAGCGACGACATGCCAAACACTTGTTGTCAATGTACTGGTCATGTTTCCGTAGCTTCTCTGTGTgtcaaagctgtgaataaacTACTGTAACTGTGCTAGCAGTACCTTTCATAGGTTGCTATTAATAGCCAGCATTTAACAAATGTACTTTTAAGGTgtgatttattttctaaaatataaaactacaACTGTTTTACTACGACAATAAAAGGTTTGTGCGACTAGTATCCTGCATGTCTTTATCCATTTACTGTCCATAATGCACAGGCAATGCAAAACAGTATGGAAATGTACCGAAAGAGAAGTCGAGAAAAGCAAtgtaacatctttttttttttaattaaagcaatTAATctgtcaaatataaataaaaaagaggatTAAGTTGAAGAGTGTAAGCACTGAAGCTGTACATCTTACACTGAGGGATTTTGTTACAGGGAATAACATCACAGCTATAATATATTTCCTCTGTCTCGTGCAGTCGACCATCACACTAACACGTCACAGTGAATTGTTGGTGACATTTTGAAGGGCAATAACGCCAGTGAAGTGATGCAGATCCTGTAAGGTTATGGCAAAAGACTTACAGCTCCTGGACAGTAAGTGGAAAGCATAAGAGCACATAATTCACTTATGGGTTGCATGTATTCATGATGCATTCATTATTAGTGGTTGGGCTTGTATATTAATGAGTGTTTACATAATTATTCTTAGTAGGAATTATTACTCTGTATATATGCTATGTacagaataaatgaataaacttgAGACCAGCTCAAAAaacttcatttgtttttgttatggttttttttttttctttttttcgggggggggggctctTTCGACAAAGCTGCTACATTTTTATGGCTATGTGAAGAACCAAAGTTAACTTTGGAAGTTAATGTGACTCAAAAGTGATGGTCACTTTCACCATGAATAACTATGCACATGGGGTAGCTCAGGTAGTAGAGCAGGTCAACTAGTAAtctgaaggttggtggtttgaacCACGTCTGCTCCAGTGTGCATCCTGAATGTCTTTGGggaagatactaaccccaagttgctctccagtgCCCCAGTGGGGGTAcgaatgtgtgtaaatgttagcGTGAATGAGGTAAACCGCTTAGAGTGTTCAGATAGAGTACAAAAGTCTTATATAAGATCCCATCCATTTACATCAGTGCACTATGGTGTAAGAGTGAAACAAATAGATGTTCTTTTTGCTACCTATTAAAAGACACCACTTCAATGTGGTCTTCCATTAAAACGCTTTTAGAAAACGATGAGTAAAAATCTAATCTTCACATTAAATCAGTTGTTCTTTGCCAGCTGCTGACACTAATGCTGGGCTCCACTGGTTCCAGAGGTGAAGCATCCAGTcatattttaaagataaaactaTGATGTGTTTGGGCATATGGCTTTGAATGCCTTTTAACCTTCTTCATGAAGCTTTCCTTAGTAAAGACACGGCTTTTAAACTGCACTGTGGGAATTATCCACAGGATCCATTGTCTTTAACTGAGCTATTACAGGCTAGTGGGTTAATCATGGGCTAGGGCCTGACTGCCTCAGTGAACTGCTTCAAGCTGAGTGCCAAGGGCCATTTTGGACTCTGAAAATCAAGTCATGAGGATaaaacctggaaaaaaaaagaaaattttacTCTGTTATACAGAGACTATTAGGAATTTAGAAAACAAGTCCAATTATGCCCGTAACAACATCCTGCCAGAAATTACAGATAACGAAGCCAACATTTATCTTTGACTGTATCATAACCAAAAACAGCCGAGCTTAGCAGTCCCATGTGCTCTAAGCAGGGACAGACAGCATATGCCCAGCTTCTGCTCTGTGTAAAATCTATTCACAGCCAAATCTGTGctgctttatt from Astatotilapia calliptera chromosome 10, fAstCal1.2, whole genome shotgun sequence harbors:
- the LOC113031164 gene encoding protocadherin beta-15-like, whose translation is MDIQGAMKRLSGKWHVVYYLALFMYLLDAVWGQIRYSIPEELEHGAFVGNIAEDLGLDLDKLSARRFRIVSGTKKQYVEVNLENGVLFVNERIDREELCEQSLSCSFHLQVVIENPLELYRVEMEILDVNDNSPNFPWTEFNLDISESSAPGSRFPLESAQDLDVGSNSLRTYLLSVNEHFFLDIQTRSDGSKFAELVLQNPLDREQQSAHQMVLTAVDGGAPERSGTVQIDITVLDANDNAPVFDQSFYRVRLAENAPKGTVVIKLNASDLDEGSNADISYSFSGHAPIKVRQLFSVDSETGEIKVKGVIDYEKTRMHEIYVQAKDKGPSAVAVHCKVLVSVLDKNDNLPEVILTSVSTPVQEDAPPGTVIAVISVMDKDSGENGNVDCEIPHHVPFQLHSSFKNYYTLVTCDFLDREAVAEYNITLTARDMGSPPLFTRKTILVQVSDVNDNTPNFKQPSYTVYLTENNAPGASICALTALDPDSGQNAYLSYSVLEGDIHGMPVSTYVSVNSDNGNIYALRSFDHEQLKNFQITVQAQDAGFPPLSSNVTVNIFILDQNDNAPVIVSHVPQNGTAPSETVSRSVDAGYLVTKISAEDADAGQNSRLFYEMLQATDPSLFSIALYTGEIRTIRQLVEKDPTRHRLVILVKDNGQPPLSATVSIILSVVDSLPDSPPDLGDLSLSPHHSTNFTLYLIVSLGAVSFTFLVAIIVLVAVRRLKGRPSNKESKFPSISCCCCCSRSEISTTTEVFKKSNLNVRMSTGASEVNSNGALPQVYCYKMCLTPESSKSDFMFLKPCSPVMSVQQNNAKSTDYLTSGWSALDHNELSNKRAATPNELKYSNKDWTWTNNQRNSAYKRYSSANMEGTLSRQPKFDSDGFSCSVAPQYWTWGNHMNDCKMPLQEGAAPNYSWTNKSTQPHPETPDYQHNVYIPGTTTGYSTLKLAPRGELDVYNTFSTFGKKKKFISNYEQSFDKDGSHISNSIFK